The following proteins come from a genomic window of Geomonas sp. RF6:
- a CDS encoding porin has product MLITGTASAATGNPAVDALMRKLVEKGVITREDARQLEDEISKEVAGSRPPAPVKNELSESAPPLPVAASEGKGGAEGKGEGTESKTAKLKLPFELKVRAQTRLDTGDLLVGDDGRYRTESDLYMRRIRLEIDKEFKTPPFGKKLDLNLTLQADRAGQDFRNGRRRSSDNGVDVHYIYGDWTFVDAFAVEVGKHKLPFLRAPLTSSSRQLLIERPAVDGVAEDAFGGYEQPHIMAHGSFNEGALRYYLSYLDGVADLSEVRDLDPAATEVQNHGWGPAFVGRVELAPFGFAGRGGFTEKKKDDTGIGGENHLTLGVDGGFQEGVRYATEDVPSAEADVSVVSVDLAGRYTFGSSGTVTGQLQYVSLWRDFNYKGGETPRGAYVQAGYLLPWTVLLGKLEPAARFEFFDHDRIENEDGSGTIERSYTLGFNHYLLQHSIKWSYNFIHTRFDEGVAEAASDRNRNLHQLLLQLYF; this is encoded by the coding sequence ATGCTGATAACGGGAACCGCCAGTGCCGCGACGGGTAATCCTGCCGTGGACGCGCTGATGCGCAAACTGGTGGAGAAGGGGGTGATCACGCGCGAGGATGCCCGCCAGCTCGAAGATGAGATCAGCAAGGAGGTGGCGGGTTCGAGGCCGCCTGCTCCGGTAAAGAATGAGCTGTCCGAGTCGGCCCCGCCTCTTCCTGTCGCAGCGTCGGAGGGGAAGGGGGGGGCGGAGGGTAAGGGGGAAGGGACGGAGTCAAAGACAGCAAAGTTGAAGCTCCCATTCGAGCTCAAGGTTCGGGCGCAGACTCGTCTCGACACCGGAGACCTCCTGGTCGGAGACGACGGCCGCTACCGCACCGAAAGTGACCTGTACATGCGCAGGATACGGCTGGAGATCGACAAGGAGTTCAAGACGCCGCCATTTGGGAAAAAGCTTGATCTCAACCTCACCCTGCAGGCGGACCGGGCCGGCCAGGACTTCAGAAACGGCAGGCGCCGAAGCAGCGACAACGGTGTCGATGTCCACTACATCTACGGCGACTGGACCTTTGTCGATGCCTTCGCGGTGGAAGTCGGGAAGCACAAGCTCCCCTTTCTGCGCGCTCCTCTCACGTCGTCCTCACGGCAGCTTCTCATCGAGCGCCCCGCCGTCGACGGGGTCGCCGAGGACGCCTTCGGCGGGTATGAGCAGCCCCACATCATGGCGCACGGTTCCTTCAATGAGGGGGCGCTGCGCTACTACCTATCCTATCTCGACGGGGTGGCAGATCTCAGCGAGGTGCGTGATCTCGATCCCGCGGCGACGGAGGTGCAAAACCATGGCTGGGGGCCGGCGTTCGTCGGGCGCGTGGAACTCGCTCCCTTCGGGTTCGCCGGCAGGGGCGGCTTCACCGAGAAGAAGAAGGACGACACCGGTATCGGCGGCGAAAACCACCTGACCCTGGGGGTGGACGGCGGTTTTCAGGAGGGGGTGCGCTATGCCACGGAGGACGTTCCCTCCGCGGAGGCCGACGTTTCAGTGGTGAGCGTCGACCTTGCCGGCAGGTACACTTTCGGGTCCTCAGGCACCGTCACGGGACAGCTTCAATACGTCTCCCTCTGGAGGGACTTCAACTACAAAGGGGGGGAGACTCCTCGGGGAGCCTATGTGCAGGCTGGATACCTCCTTCCGTGGACGGTTCTCCTCGGCAAGCTCGAACCTGCCGCACGGTTCGAGTTCTTCGATCACGACAGGATAGAGAATGAAGATGGGAGCGGGACGATTGAGAGGTCGTACACCCTGGGCTTCAACCATTACCTCTTACAGCACAGCATCAAATGGTCCTATAATTTCATTCATACCCGCTTCGACGAGGGGGTGGCGGAAGCGGCCAGCGACCGGAACAGGAACCTGCACCAGCTCCTGCTACAGCTTTATTTCTAG
- a CDS encoding phosphate/phosphite/phosphonate ABC transporter substrate-binding protein — protein MSRTVRKFLLILFFLCFPLVSEGKVFSLGIISDKPVEKKVEGYAPLARYVAAHLSAQGVTGGRVVVAGSLEEMLRMIARREVDVVLESPFWTLRMQEKGGMKPTLLVWKHGKKEYRTVFFVRKDSGLTRLEDLKRKVLALQDPGSTSAFLIPAAELRRQGMRMAPAKGKADPSAVRYVLVGHEKNQVFWVTEKKADAAAFGSDDWEDVAAPEKEQLKVIHTSRPFLRYVASFHPALKPGLRKAIVDVLVQMDRDPQGQKVLQKASGIRKMEPLSATDRESLRFIREQMQK, from the coding sequence ATGTCGCGGACAGTGCGAAAGTTCCTCCTGATACTCTTTTTTCTGTGCTTCCCGCTCGTTTCTGAGGGGAAGGTCTTCAGCCTCGGCATTATCAGCGACAAACCGGTGGAGAAGAAGGTCGAAGGGTATGCCCCTCTGGCCAGGTACGTCGCCGCCCACCTCTCCGCGCAGGGGGTTACCGGCGGCAGGGTGGTGGTGGCAGGCAGCCTGGAGGAGATGCTCCGCATGATTGCCCGGCGAGAGGTGGACGTGGTGCTGGAGAGCCCTTTCTGGACCCTCAGGATGCAGGAAAAGGGAGGAATGAAGCCCACGCTGCTGGTGTGGAAGCACGGCAAGAAGGAGTACCGCACTGTCTTCTTCGTCCGCAAGGATAGCGGACTGACGAGGCTGGAAGACCTGAAGAGGAAGGTGCTGGCACTCCAGGACCCGGGATCTACATCGGCCTTTCTGATACCTGCGGCCGAGCTCCGGCGGCAGGGTATGCGGATGGCGCCGGCGAAGGGAAAGGCTGACCCCTCCGCTGTACGATACGTCCTGGTGGGGCACGAGAAGAATCAGGTTTTCTGGGTTACCGAAAAGAAAGCGGATGCGGCGGCCTTCGGTTCCGACGACTGGGAGGATGTCGCCGCACCGGAAAAGGAACAGTTGAAGGTGATCCACACCAGCAGGCCGTTTCTCCGGTACGTCGCGTCGTTTCACCCCGCACTGAAGCCGGGCCTCAGGAAGGCCATCGTGGACGTGCTCGTTCAGATGGATCGCGACCCCCAGGGGCAGAAGGTACTTCAAAAGGCATCGGGGATAAGAAAGATGGAGCCGCTCTCGGCTACGGACCGGGAATCCCTCCGGTTCATCAGGGAGCAGATGCAAAAGTAG
- a CDS encoding ATP-binding protein codes for MKLGISNRYALLFSAISFMLLLTVLLATGAVIWKSSETLKERMDEETVASFEALQHTTMYNVSDFLRRELFTPLYELNIEYIDRTIRDLYKGIPITSVRIADPSGKVLTDGTKENRSYGVVLSVDRKRLESTPVVIEEVAGGHRVTFRIGVEEYVAGFGEMIFSDEPLKRAIALQHRTMGQILSEFRGSVFGIAILATLFIGVLAVLMSLLFSRTLTLPLISLRDATVRLAHGDLDHRVEVRSHDELGELAAAFNKMVADLKMHMEEVRRTTEALRREVEERRGAERALMNMRERLMLAQRAGRVGVYDWDQITGNGVWTGMEELFGISSGEFSYQEWARLVHPEDLPELEALFAHAIAERLNHIEFEYRFVRPDGEVRWMHGTGRIFFDPDGTPTRMVGTKLDVSDTKARQQELTEAKEAAEAANVAKSEFLANMSHEMRTPIAGTLGMISLVLDMDIGQEERGLLEMAKRSGESLLRLMSDLLDFSRLEAGMLSFERQEFSLIDLVNSAVEVVSLQAREKGLELRWQLTGDVPDKVRGDQGRMRQVLVNLLGNSVKFTERGEVELLVSTFCDLASPQRQFLLFSVRDTGIGIAPENVERIFGKFIQVDPTSRRKHGGAGLGLALSRQIVAAMGGSLWAESFIGAGSTFRFSYPID; via the coding sequence GTGAAGCTCGGCATAAGCAACAGGTATGCTCTTCTTTTCAGCGCAATAAGTTTTATGCTGCTTCTCACCGTCCTTCTGGCGACGGGAGCGGTGATCTGGAAAAGCTCGGAGACGCTGAAAGAGAGGATGGATGAGGAAACGGTCGCAAGCTTCGAGGCGCTGCAACACACCACTATGTACAACGTCTCCGATTTCCTGCGCAGGGAGCTTTTCACCCCTCTGTACGAGCTGAATATCGAGTACATCGACCGGACGATCCGCGACCTGTACAAGGGGATTCCGATAACCTCGGTGCGGATAGCGGACCCTTCGGGAAAAGTGCTGACTGACGGCACGAAGGAGAACCGGTCGTACGGTGTCGTGCTGAGCGTCGATCGGAAGCGGCTGGAGTCGACCCCGGTGGTCATCGAGGAGGTGGCGGGGGGGCACCGGGTGACTTTCCGGATTGGTGTTGAAGAATACGTAGCCGGCTTTGGAGAGATGATCTTCTCGGACGAGCCGTTGAAGCGGGCAATCGCGCTTCAGCACCGCACCATGGGGCAGATCCTCTCCGAATTCCGGGGGAGCGTATTCGGTATCGCCATCCTCGCAACCCTCTTCATCGGCGTTCTTGCCGTCCTCATGAGCCTCCTTTTTTCCCGTACCCTCACACTTCCTCTGATTTCGCTGCGAGACGCGACGGTCCGGCTTGCCCATGGGGATCTGGACCACCGGGTGGAGGTCCGATCCCATGATGAACTGGGGGAGCTGGCCGCGGCCTTCAACAAGATGGTGGCCGACCTGAAGATGCACATGGAGGAGGTGCGCCGTACTACGGAAGCGCTGCGGCGGGAGGTGGAAGAGCGCAGGGGCGCGGAGCGCGCGCTGATGAATATGAGGGAACGCCTCATGCTGGCCCAGCGCGCGGGGCGCGTCGGGGTGTACGACTGGGACCAGATCACCGGAAACGGAGTGTGGACCGGCATGGAAGAGCTGTTCGGGATCAGCTCCGGCGAGTTCAGCTATCAGGAGTGGGCGAGGCTGGTGCACCCCGAGGACCTGCCGGAGCTGGAAGCGCTCTTCGCACACGCCATCGCCGAGAGGCTAAACCACATCGAGTTCGAATACCGCTTCGTCCGGCCGGACGGGGAGGTTCGCTGGATGCACGGCACCGGACGGATCTTTTTCGATCCGGACGGCACCCCGACCCGCATGGTCGGCACGAAGCTGGACGTCTCCGACACGAAGGCGCGACAGCAGGAGCTGACGGAGGCAAAGGAGGCTGCTGAGGCGGCAAACGTCGCCAAGAGCGAGTTCCTGGCCAACATGAGCCACGAGATGCGCACCCCCATCGCAGGGACGCTCGGCATGATCTCACTTGTGCTGGACATGGATATAGGCCAGGAGGAGAGAGGGCTGCTGGAGATGGCGAAGAGGTCCGGAGAGTCGCTTCTGAGGCTGATGAGCGATCTCCTGGACTTCTCCCGGCTGGAGGCGGGGATGCTCTCCTTTGAAAGGCAGGAGTTCTCCCTGATCGACCTCGTGAACTCCGCGGTGGAGGTGGTGTCGCTGCAGGCGAGGGAGAAGGGGCTTGAGCTGCGGTGGCAGCTGACGGGGGACGTGCCGGACAAGGTGCGCGGCGACCAGGGGAGGATGCGACAGGTCCTTGTTAACCTGCTCGGCAATTCGGTAAAATTCACCGAGAGGGGCGAGGTGGAGCTTCTTGTCTCCACATTCTGCGACCTCGCGTCACCGCAGCGGCAGTTTCTCCTCTTTTCCGTGCGTGATACCGGTATCGGCATCGCCCCCGAAAATGTGGAGCGTATCTTCGGGAAGTTCATCCAGGTCGACCCCACTTCCAGGAGAAAGCATGGCGGCGCCGGGCTGGGGCTCGCTCTTTCCAGGCAGATTGTTGCGGCGATGGGGGGGAGCCTGTGGGCCGAAAGCTTCATCGGCGCCGGGAGCACATTCCGCTTCAGCTATCCGATCGACTGA
- a CDS encoding response regulator: MRILIAEDDAVLGHMIATLLSRREIPFRVVKDGEGAVAAWKEGGFDIILMDLQMPHVDGIDATKLIREEEAARGGHVTIIAMTAHALEKDREECLRAGMDDYVTKPIDFDEFIALLERHGLKEEEGG, encoded by the coding sequence ATGCGCATACTGATAGCCGAGGACGACGCCGTTCTCGGTCACATGATAGCCACACTTCTTTCGCGCAGGGAGATCCCCTTCCGCGTCGTCAAGGATGGGGAGGGCGCGGTTGCTGCCTGGAAGGAAGGAGGGTTCGACATCATCCTCATGGATCTCCAGATGCCTCACGTCGACGGTATAGACGCCACAAAACTGATCAGGGAGGAGGAGGCGGCGCGCGGCGGTCACGTCACCATCATCGCCATGACGGCCCATGCTCTGGAAAAGGACAGGGAGGAATGCCTGAGGGCGGGGATGGACGATTATGTGACGAAACCTATCGATTTCGACGAGTTCATTGCACTGCTGGAGAGGCACGGTCTGAAGGAGGAAGAGGGGGGATAG
- a CDS encoding c-type cytochrome, producing MYRKIAAGLAVASMVIGLVSGCKKEESAQKAEIQPTEAPKTASTPAQTPPTTEGASGEGLFKMHCSGCHPNGGNVVKPEHTLKRDHLKAHNITKAEDIVKIMRNPGPGMNKFDAATVPDKDATAIAEYVLKTY from the coding sequence ATGTATCGAAAGATTGCAGCAGGATTAGCGGTTGCCAGCATGGTAATCGGTCTGGTCTCGGGGTGCAAAAAGGAGGAGTCGGCTCAGAAGGCGGAAATACAACCGACAGAAGCGCCGAAGACGGCCTCGACGCCGGCCCAGACGCCACCGACGACGGAGGGGGCCTCGGGTGAAGGGCTCTTCAAGATGCACTGCTCCGGATGTCACCCGAACGGCGGCAATGTGGTGAAGCCCGAGCACACCCTCAAGCGCGACCACCTGAAGGCGCACAACATAACGAAGGCCGAGGACATCGTGAAGATCATGCGCAACCCCGGGCCGGGCATGAACAAGTTCGACGCAGCCACCGTCCCCGACAAGGACGCCACGGCGATTGCAGAGTACGTCCTGAAAACGTACTAG
- a CDS encoding FAD-dependent oxidoreductase has protein sequence MAAFISGFDDQNKRISTQQLLQKISAALEGGETEFEILASGQYAIGGPLWSKEGKPLKFTIKNPGQRVGAFGLEGTEIVVDGPAPADVGWLNAGATLTLKGDGGDTTGHCAASGKIYVGGRAGTRTGSLMKHDPAYDVPELWILKNTGSFPFEFMGGGIAVVCGYDSEEFDSVVGDRACMGMVGGTIYVRGPVKGISKDVWMLELDDADREFLSSNMPVFLGKIDRPQLLAELTDFSQWKKIVAKTYEERKAVARLSMKEFRTQKWVEGGIFGDVVTDDYAKVAGLVNTAEDRLKIPHWQNKAWGAPCQTSCPSLIPTQDRINLLRQGKVQEALEMVLHYSPFPASVCGQVCPNLCMDSCSRRHVDYPVAMKELGRLSEVAAAPATKAETGKKVAVIGGGPGGLSAAWQLRLLGHEVTVFEADKEVGGKLLQAIPMERLPREVLSNEINRIKGIGVEIRTSQKIDKGSFDSMVGGYDAVVIASGAHNPVVIPFPGHERLVKGLDFLKGINNGENPKVGKRVVVIGAGNAGMDVALGAYAMGAQKVVAIDVQRPAAFQKEIDHFTALGGEIQWPVFTESISAEGLRTKDGRLIEADTVIIAIGERPDLSYVPREWLTDRGMMNVNDCWQSQKESKVFAIGDTIKPGLLTHAIGGGREVAEYIDQYLNGWELVAKKKPEMIPQEKLSRELFQPQNRGRFRVKDAKDEVHRCISCGTCRDCKMCLESCPEGAIVRNEKEDGSYEYVSEEQYCIGCGICAGICPCGVWAMEKNVS, from the coding sequence ATGGCAGCCTTTATCTCAGGCTTTGATGATCAGAACAAACGTATTTCCACTCAGCAGCTGCTGCAGAAGATTTCCGCCGCCCTCGAGGGGGGCGAGACCGAGTTCGAGATCCTCGCCTCGGGCCAGTACGCCATCGGCGGCCCCCTCTGGTCGAAGGAAGGGAAGCCCCTGAAGTTCACCATCAAGAACCCGGGGCAGCGCGTCGGCGCCTTCGGTCTCGAAGGGACCGAGATCGTGGTAGACGGTCCCGCCCCCGCAGACGTCGGCTGGCTCAACGCCGGCGCCACCCTCACCCTCAAGGGTGACGGCGGCGACACCACCGGCCACTGTGCCGCCAGCGGCAAGATCTACGTCGGCGGCCGCGCCGGTACCCGTACCGGCAGCCTCATGAAGCACGACCCCGCCTACGACGTCCCGGAGCTGTGGATCCTGAAGAACACCGGCTCCTTCCCCTTTGAATTCATGGGGGGGGGCATTGCAGTCGTCTGCGGCTACGACTCGGAAGAGTTCGACTCCGTGGTCGGCGACCGCGCCTGCATGGGGATGGTCGGCGGCACGATCTACGTGCGCGGCCCGGTGAAAGGGATCTCCAAGGACGTGTGGATGCTCGAGCTGGACGACGCGGACAGGGAGTTCCTGAGCTCCAACATGCCGGTCTTCCTCGGCAAGATCGACCGTCCGCAGCTCCTCGCCGAGCTCACCGACTTCTCGCAGTGGAAGAAGATCGTCGCCAAGACCTATGAGGAGCGTAAAGCGGTAGCCCGCCTCTCCATGAAAGAGTTCCGCACCCAGAAATGGGTGGAGGGCGGCATCTTCGGCGACGTCGTCACCGACGACTACGCGAAGGTCGCCGGGCTGGTAAACACCGCCGAGGATCGCCTGAAGATCCCGCACTGGCAGAACAAAGCCTGGGGCGCTCCGTGCCAGACCTCCTGCCCGAGCCTGATCCCCACCCAGGACCGCATCAACCTGCTCCGTCAGGGGAAAGTACAGGAAGCGCTGGAGATGGTGCTGCACTACTCCCCCTTCCCGGCGAGCGTCTGCGGCCAGGTCTGTCCGAACCTCTGTATGGACTCCTGCTCCCGTCGCCACGTCGACTACCCGGTGGCGATGAAGGAACTCGGCCGCCTCTCCGAGGTTGCCGCAGCCCCCGCCACGAAGGCGGAAACCGGCAAGAAGGTCGCAGTCATCGGCGGCGGCCCGGGCGGCCTCTCCGCTGCATGGCAGCTGAGGCTTCTCGGCCACGAAGTCACCGTCTTCGAAGCTGACAAGGAAGTCGGCGGCAAGCTCCTCCAGGCGATCCCGATGGAGCGACTCCCCCGCGAAGTCCTCTCCAACGAGATCAACCGCATCAAGGGGATCGGCGTGGAGATCCGCACCTCCCAGAAGATCGACAAGGGGAGCTTCGACTCCATGGTCGGCGGCTACGACGCGGTGGTCATCGCCAGCGGCGCCCACAACCCCGTCGTGATCCCCTTCCCCGGCCACGAGCGGCTGGTGAAGGGCCTTGATTTCCTCAAGGGGATCAACAACGGCGAGAACCCGAAAGTCGGCAAGCGCGTCGTCGTCATCGGCGCCGGCAACGCCGGCATGGACGTGGCGCTCGGCGCCTACGCCATGGGAGCCCAGAAGGTCGTGGCAATCGACGTGCAGCGTCCCGCCGCCTTCCAGAAAGAGATCGACCACTTCACCGCGCTCGGCGGCGAGATCCAGTGGCCGGTCTTCACCGAGAGCATCAGCGCGGAAGGTCTGCGCACGAAGGACGGCCGCCTCATCGAGGCAGACACCGTCATCATCGCCATCGGCGAGCGTCCCGACCTCTCCTACGTGCCGCGCGAATGGCTCACCGACCGCGGCATGATGAACGTGAACGACTGCTGGCAGTCCCAGAAGGAGTCGAAGGTGTTCGCCATCGGCGACACCATAAAGCCGGGCCTTCTCACCCACGCCATCGGCGGCGGGCGCGAGGTTGCCGAGTACATCGACCAGTACCTGAACGGCTGGGAGCTGGTGGCAAAGAAGAAGCCGGAGATGATCCCGCAGGAAAAGCTCTCCCGCGAGCTCTTCCAGCCGCAAAACCGCGGGCGTTTCCGGGTGAAGGACGCCAAGGACGAGGTGCACCGCTGCATCTCCTGCGGCACCTGCCGCGACTGCAAGATGTGCCTCGAGTCGTGCCCCGAAGGCGCGATCGTCCGGAACGAGAAGGAAGACGGCTCGTATGAGTACGTCTCCGAAGAGCAGTACTGCATCGGGTGCGGCATCTGCGCCGGCATCTGCCCCTGCGGTGTCTGGGCGATGGAGAAGAACGTTTCCTAG
- a CDS encoding glutamate synthase-related protein, whose amino-acid sequence METVKINDIACNDLPWKVVYDTERCTMCGSCVAACTFGAIKPKVERRRKAFSDTNTPEPKINFAATPVISQSNALNNYCRGCGVCERVCPNNAIRSERNPDSRFNVVYQSTTASGPKRGGRNNLEVQMRTLDTLRVGRISQMTDPSLDAQRHSFDCLAPLGRILPADKLPLTLMPGGELVQNGHTPPVRWIYPVIIGDMSIGALSWRMWEAVAMAVAYLNEECGLPVRMCSGEGGMPVRLLKSKYLKYMILQIASGHFGWNRIIKAMPHMVEDPAGVLIKIGQGAKPGDGGLLMAAKVASHIQAIRGVPKADLLSPPNHQGLYSIEESVQKMFLSFNAAFGFRVPVAIKTAASATSVSVFNNLVRDPYNIVGGYFIDGIDGGTGAAHDISLDHTGHPVVSKLRDCYLAAVAQGRQGQIPLWAAGGLGKTGNLAADAFKMFCLGANGVFSGKLILQIAGCVGNDNGRCNACNTGLCPAGITTQDPTLVRRLNPEKVAENLVNYFLGMDQELRKLMAPIGNSSLPVGRSDCLVSTNKEVADRLQVQYVC is encoded by the coding sequence ATGGAAACAGTAAAGATAAACGATATCGCCTGCAATGATCTGCCCTGGAAGGTGGTGTACGACACCGAGCGCTGCACCATGTGCGGCTCCTGCGTCGCCGCCTGCACCTTCGGCGCCATCAAGCCGAAGGTGGAGCGCCGCCGCAAAGCATTCTCCGACACCAACACTCCGGAGCCGAAGATCAACTTCGCCGCTACTCCGGTCATCAGCCAGTCGAACGCGCTGAACAACTACTGCCGCGGCTGCGGCGTCTGTGAGAGGGTCTGCCCGAACAACGCGATCCGCTCCGAGCGCAACCCCGACTCCCGCTTCAACGTGGTGTACCAGTCCACCACCGCCTCCGGGCCGAAGCGCGGCGGGCGCAACAACCTCGAAGTGCAGATGCGCACCCTCGACACGCTGCGCGTCGGCCGCATCTCCCAGATGACCGACCCGAGCCTCGACGCCCAGCGCCACAGCTTCGACTGCCTGGCGCCGCTCGGCCGCATCCTCCCCGCCGACAAGCTCCCCCTCACCCTCATGCCGGGGGGCGAGCTGGTGCAAAACGGCCACACCCCGCCGGTGCGCTGGATCTACCCGGTCATCATCGGCGACATGTCCATCGGCGCGCTCTCCTGGAGGATGTGGGAAGCGGTGGCGATGGCGGTTGCCTACCTGAACGAGGAGTGCGGCCTTCCGGTGCGCATGTGCTCCGGCGAAGGGGGGATGCCGGTGCGCCTCCTGAAGAGCAAGTACCTGAAATACATGATCCTGCAGATCGCCTCCGGCCACTTCGGCTGGAACCGCATCATCAAGGCGATGCCGCACATGGTCGAGGATCCGGCCGGCGTGCTCATCAAGATCGGTCAGGGCGCGAAGCCGGGTGACGGCGGTCTCCTCATGGCTGCGAAGGTCGCCTCCCACATCCAGGCGATCCGCGGCGTGCCGAAGGCCGACCTCCTCTCCCCGCCGAACCACCAGGGTCTCTACTCCATCGAGGAGAGCGTCCAGAAGATGTTCCTCTCCTTCAACGCCGCCTTCGGGTTCCGCGTCCCGGTCGCCATAAAGACCGCGGCGAGCGCGACCTCCGTCTCGGTGTTCAACAACCTGGTGCGCGACCCGTACAACATCGTCGGCGGCTACTTCATCGACGGCATCGACGGCGGCACCGGCGCGGCCCACGACATCTCCCTCGACCACACCGGTCACCCGGTGGTCTCCAAGCTGCGCGACTGCTACCTCGCTGCCGTGGCTCAGGGTCGCCAGGGGCAGATTCCGCTCTGGGCAGCGGGGGGCCTCGGCAAGACCGGGAACCTCGCAGCAGACGCTTTCAAGATGTTCTGCCTGGGCGCTAACGGCGTCTTCTCCGGGAAGCTTATCCTGCAGATCGCAGGGTGCGTCGGCAACGACAACGGCCGCTGCAACGCCTGCAACACCGGTCTGTGCCCTGCCGGCATCACCACGCAGGACCCGACCCTGGTGCGGCGTCTCAACCCGGAGAAGGTGGCCGAGAACCTGGTGAACTACTTCCTGGGCATGGACCAGGAACTGCGCAAGCTCATGGCACCTATCGGCAACTCTTCACTGCCCGTCGGCCGTTCCGACTGCCTCGTCTCCACCAACAAGGAAGTGGCGGACCGTCTGCAGGTCCAGTATGTCTGCTAA
- a CDS encoding class II glutamine amidotransferase has product MCRIGAIKSLNYVHPSRALQLMNSQQKGHDNSGFAVVMQDLGGVFKDYKEFPTISLACTDEGLKAAEAILDAIGFRQVFEWVPKTTRKPGMDIQALPNYVFRTFDYPENFKNASKREKEDLLTNTRLKIRTVMEPNEAGFVYSFWPDVVTLKEIGDPRDIGTFFGLWEADESFTAKVITTQCRQNTNYAIVRYAAHPFFLQGYTALANGENTFYQKNKEFQASLNPAYRGFESDSQCFLYTLHYMHRELGWPLNYYKHIITPLPFDEVQERPDRDQLFAIRQSLAHLEINGPNTIIGTLPDHTMFVCCDAKKLRPIVVGHTADTVVLSSEVCGINEILPERNWEQDIYPNEREIVVIGNNLEVQRWKQ; this is encoded by the coding sequence ATGTGTCGTATTGGAGCCATCAAAAGTCTGAACTATGTGCACCCGAGCCGGGCCCTGCAGCTGATGAATTCACAGCAGAAGGGGCACGACAATTCCGGGTTCGCCGTGGTCATGCAGGACCTGGGGGGGGTCTTCAAGGATTACAAGGAATTTCCCACCATCTCCCTCGCCTGCACCGATGAGGGGCTGAAAGCAGCCGAGGCTATCCTCGACGCCATCGGTTTTCGCCAGGTTTTCGAGTGGGTACCCAAGACCACCAGAAAGCCGGGGATGGACATCCAGGCCCTTCCCAACTACGTGTTCCGGACTTTCGATTACCCGGAAAATTTCAAGAACGCATCGAAGCGGGAGAAGGAAGACCTGCTCACCAATACGCGCCTGAAGATCCGCACCGTCATGGAGCCGAACGAGGCAGGTTTCGTCTACTCCTTCTGGCCCGACGTGGTGACTCTGAAGGAGATCGGCGACCCGCGCGACATCGGCACCTTCTTCGGCCTCTGGGAGGCGGATGAGTCCTTCACCGCGAAGGTCATCACCACCCAGTGCCGCCAGAACACCAACTACGCCATCGTGCGCTACGCGGCGCACCCCTTCTTCCTGCAGGGGTACACCGCGCTCGCCAACGGCGAGAACACCTTCTACCAGAAGAACAAGGAGTTCCAGGCAAGCCTCAACCCCGCCTACCGCGGCTTCGAGTCCGACTCCCAGTGCTTCCTGTACACGCTGCACTACATGCACCGCGAGCTGGGGTGGCCGCTCAACTACTACAAGCACATCATCACCCCGCTGCCGTTCGACGAGGTGCAGGAGCGCCCGGACCGCGACCAGCTCTTCGCCATCAGGCAGTCGCTGGCGCACCTGGAGATCAACGGCCCGAACACCATCATCGGCACCCTTCCGGACCACACCATGTTCGTCTGCTGCGACGCCAAGAAGCTGCGCCCGATCGTGGTAGGACACACCGCCGACACCGTCGTCCTCTCCTCCGAGGTCTGCGGCATCAACGAGATCCTTCCGGAGCGTAACTGGGAGCAGGACATCTACCCGAACGAGCGTGAAATAGTAGTCATCGGCAACAACCTGGAGGTCCAGAGATGGAAACAGTAA
- a CDS encoding glycine cleavage system protein R translates to MRRNIVFTLTGPDRVGLVESVTKLLLAHSANVESSRMARLGGEFAMLALVSLPAEKLPQIDRDLDALTANGYKVTTTPTEPGYSATPRGWRAFQIEVEGADHEGIIHEVARYLSERGINIESMETGVTPAPITGTPLFNMTAIVAVPPALADRSWEVALQEAGNHLNVDITLSPVTK, encoded by the coding sequence ATGCGCCGAAACATCGTCTTTACCCTCACCGGCCCCGACAGGGTCGGCCTCGTGGAATCGGTAACAAAGCTGCTTCTGGCGCACAGCGCAAATGTGGAGTCAAGCCGCATGGCGCGCCTGGGAGGGGAGTTCGCCATGCTCGCGCTGGTGTCGCTCCCTGCAGAGAAGCTTCCTCAGATTGACAGGGATCTCGATGCCCTCACCGCCAACGGGTACAAGGTCACCACTACCCCCACGGAGCCGGGGTACTCGGCAACGCCACGGGGATGGCGGGCATTCCAGATCGAGGTGGAAGGGGCGGACCACGAAGGGATCATCCACGAGGTCGCCCGCTACCTCTCGGAACGAGGCATCAACATTGAGTCTATGGAGACAGGTGTCACGCCGGCGCCGATCACCGGCACGCCGCTTTTCAACATGACCGCCATCGTCGCAGTGCCGCCGGCGCTTGCGGACCGCTCCTGGGAGGTCGCCCTTCAGGAGGCGGGGAACCATCTCAACGTGGATATCACGCTCTCGCCGGTGACGAAGTGA